One Citrobacter amalonaticus genomic window carries:
- a CDS encoding ABC transporter ATP-binding protein — MTVNPVPTPVAACDAMIQAECLHWQVKGKVIVNDVSLRVAPGEFVGIIGPNGSGKTSLISLLAGLLKPTAGHILLQQKALHRYSRRQLAQQVALVEQQAETSERLTALQAVSLGRTPWLSLLNPWSDNDDNIVQTMLEKVDLQHLRHRCWHTFSGGEKQRLHIARALAQQPQLLLMDEPTNHLDIQHQIGLLSLVKREKLTVVAALHDLNHAAMFCDRIIVMNAGRLEMQGRPCAIFTRENLRAWFGIDAIVERDPHGANCFIRYQRPEEA, encoded by the coding sequence ATGACCGTTAATCCTGTACCGACTCCGGTTGCCGCCTGCGACGCGATGATTCAGGCGGAATGTCTGCACTGGCAGGTGAAAGGCAAAGTGATTGTCAATGACGTTTCACTCCGCGTGGCGCCGGGGGAGTTTGTCGGCATTATCGGCCCCAATGGCTCCGGGAAAACGTCGCTGATTTCGTTGCTGGCCGGTCTACTGAAGCCCACCGCCGGTCACATCCTGTTGCAGCAAAAAGCGCTGCATCGCTATTCACGCCGTCAACTGGCGCAGCAAGTCGCGCTGGTTGAGCAGCAGGCAGAAACCAGTGAGCGCCTGACCGCGCTACAGGCCGTCTCGCTGGGACGAACCCCGTGGCTGAGCCTGCTGAATCCGTGGTCGGACAACGATGACAATATCGTCCAGACCATGCTGGAGAAAGTCGATCTTCAGCATCTTCGCCATCGTTGCTGGCACACCTTTTCCGGCGGCGAAAAACAACGCCTGCATATTGCCCGCGCGCTCGCTCAGCAGCCACAACTGCTGCTGATGGACGAACCCACGAATCACCTCGACATTCAACATCAGATTGGCCTTCTCAGCCTGGTGAAACGCGAAAAACTGACGGTTGTCGCCGCTCTCCACGATCTCAATCATGCTGCCATGTTCTGCGATCGCATCATCGTGATGAACGCCGGTCGTCTGGAAATGCAGGGCCGTCCCTGCGCCATTTTCACCCGCGAGAATCTCCGCGCCTGGTTTGGCATTGACGCTATCGTCGAGCGCGATCCCCATGGTGCGAACTGTTTTATTCGTTATCAAAGACCTGAAGAAGCCTAA
- the petA gene encoding ubiquinol-cytochrome c reductase iron-sulfur subunit produces MVENKQPDKDIQQQRRNCLCKLTKFVGAAGVTAAVWPLISALGPDETTRGENEPIDVSLAGIAAGQTIRRIWQGKLILIHHRTPEEIVAARKADHRALIDPQADSERVASDYPQWLVVQGYCPHAGCVPNTRPGGQGWICPCHGSEFDTSGRVTRGPATANLAVPEFAFHPDGLTVRIGAKDV; encoded by the coding sequence GTGGTGGAGAACAAACAGCCGGATAAGGACATTCAGCAACAACGACGCAACTGCCTGTGCAAATTGACAAAATTTGTCGGCGCAGCGGGAGTGACCGCCGCCGTCTGGCCGTTAATTTCCGCATTAGGCCCGGACGAAACAACGCGCGGGGAAAATGAACCGATAGACGTCTCGCTGGCGGGGATCGCCGCGGGGCAAACTATCAGACGCATCTGGCAAGGAAAGCTGATCCTCATCCATCATCGCACGCCGGAAGAGATCGTCGCGGCCCGCAAGGCTGACCACCGCGCGCTTATCGATCCGCAGGCGGACAGCGAACGGGTCGCGTCTGACTATCCGCAGTGGCTGGTTGTTCAGGGGTATTGTCCGCACGCCGGCTGCGTACCCAATACCAGACCCGGTGGACAGGGCTGGATTTGTCCGTGTCACGGTTCGGAGTTTGATACTTCCGGACGGGTCACTCGCGGCCCCGCAACCGCCAATCTGGCCGTTCCAGAGTTTGCCTTTCATCCTGATGGTCTGACCGTGCGTATTGGCGCTAAGGACGTGTAA
- a CDS encoding FecCD family ABC transporter permease translates to MSDLRRTRHAVSRLAVNVCAHALWVSVLMCGVLLAGIAIGETFIPWQHVLNTLANHLFDTHYPVDALDAGIVWNYRLTRALVSASCGACLAVSGVVLQSLLRNALAEPYLLGISAGASTGAVLVALTGLGAGMISMSFGAFVGALTAFLFVALLAVAAGGRQGGGVTTQIILAGIASSQLFNALTSLIITRSANAEQARGIMFWLLGNLSGVRWPDVVLAIPTALVGVAICFCYARHLDAFSFGAESAASLGIPVKRTRGVLIAAVTGMTAIMVSIVGAIGFVGLVIPHAARLLVGNQHHRLLPVSALIGAIFLIVADVISRTLLPGQVLPIGVITALVGAPAFSIILIRGNPTK, encoded by the coding sequence ATGAGCGATTTACGCAGGACGCGTCACGCCGTCAGTCGGTTAGCGGTCAATGTTTGCGCCCACGCCCTCTGGGTTAGCGTGCTGATGTGCGGCGTCCTGCTGGCAGGGATCGCCATTGGCGAGACGTTTATTCCCTGGCAGCACGTACTCAACACGCTGGCAAATCATCTGTTTGACACCCATTATCCGGTTGATGCACTGGATGCCGGGATTGTCTGGAACTATCGCCTGACCCGTGCGCTGGTCTCCGCCAGTTGTGGCGCCTGCCTGGCCGTGTCGGGCGTGGTTTTACAGTCGTTACTGCGCAATGCGCTTGCCGAGCCGTATCTGCTGGGCATTTCCGCAGGCGCCTCAACCGGTGCGGTGTTGGTTGCGCTGACCGGACTGGGTGCCGGGATGATCAGCATGTCGTTCGGCGCATTTGTCGGTGCCCTGACCGCCTTTTTGTTTGTGGCCCTTCTGGCGGTAGCGGCAGGCGGCAGGCAAGGCGGTGGGGTTACGACGCAAATCATTCTCGCCGGGATTGCCAGCTCCCAGTTATTCAATGCGCTGACCTCACTGATCATCACCCGCTCTGCCAACGCGGAACAGGCACGCGGCATTATGTTCTGGTTGCTCGGGAATCTGAGCGGCGTCCGCTGGCCCGATGTGGTACTGGCAATCCCCACCGCGTTAGTTGGCGTTGCGATATGTTTCTGTTATGCCCGTCATCTGGATGCCTTCTCTTTTGGCGCGGAGTCCGCCGCCTCACTGGGGATTCCGGTAAAACGCACTCGTGGCGTGCTGATTGCCGCCGTAACCGGTATGACGGCCATTATGGTCTCCATCGTCGGCGCAATTGGCTTTGTGGGACTGGTGATCCCTCACGCCGCCCGTCTGCTGGTAGGCAATCAGCACCATCGTCTGCTGCCTGTCAGCGCGCTGATCGGCGCCATTTTCCTGATCGTCGCCGATGTCATCTCCCGCACGCTTCTCCCCGGACAAGTTCTGCCCATCGGCGTCATTACGGCTCTGGTCGGCGCGCCCGCGTTTTCCATCATCCTGATCAGAGGAAACCCGACCAAATGA
- a CDS encoding pseudoazurin, whose amino-acid sequence MNYLKKSLNVLCLLALTASAFAQTHEVLMKNRGSAGPMVYEPDYLEIQPGDTVKFIRKHKSHNAASIAELSPAGYPGFIGKIDEEIAVKYDNAGFYGIKCTPHYAQGMVMLIKVGDATLPDSYRAFTAPGIADKRFQDIYSRIDKQ is encoded by the coding sequence ATGAACTATCTCAAAAAGAGCCTGAACGTATTGTGTTTGCTGGCCCTCACCGCCTCTGCCTTCGCGCAAACCCACGAAGTACTGATGAAGAATCGCGGTTCAGCAGGCCCCATGGTCTATGAGCCGGACTACCTGGAGATTCAACCTGGCGATACGGTGAAATTTATCCGCAAGCATAAGAGTCATAACGCGGCCTCAATTGCTGAACTGTCGCCTGCGGGCTACCCAGGATTTATCGGCAAAATCGATGAGGAGATCGCAGTGAAGTATGACAACGCGGGCTTCTACGGCATTAAATGCACCCCACATTATGCGCAAGGGATGGTCATGCTGATTAAAGTCGGCGACGCCACTCTGCCGGACAGTTATCGCGCGTTTACGGCACCCGGGATCGCCGATAAACGCTTCCAGGACATCTATTCGCGCATTGATAAACAGTAA